A genomic segment from Lignipirellula cremea encodes:
- a CDS encoding agmatine deiminase family protein translates to MSTTPRALGYRWPAEWEPHAGTWLSWPRNRETWPGGYAPIPRCFAALVRAIAQFEPVNVLAGGDARAAAEKWVGSLPNVTLYDIATNDAWARDHGPTFLSGPGEPALVDWQYNAWGGKYPPFDRDNQVPAAIAQATGRQSFVSDLVMEGGSIEGNGQGVLLTTTTCLLNPNRNPGRTQAAIEQTLREYLAVDHFCWLSGGEIEGDDTDGHIDQLARFVSPDTLVAAREENERDVNFMPLQENYRQLNDLRDAQGRPFNVVPLPMPAPKYFSGQRMPACYANFYIVNGGVIVPQFDDPADHRALAVLREVLPGRDVVGLSAIDMIWGLGAWHCLTQQEPR, encoded by the coding sequence ATGTCGACTACACCCCGGGCTCTCGGATATCGCTGGCCGGCGGAATGGGAGCCGCATGCGGGCACCTGGTTATCCTGGCCGCGCAACCGCGAAACCTGGCCCGGCGGATACGCCCCCATTCCTCGCTGCTTCGCCGCACTGGTGCGGGCGATCGCTCAGTTTGAACCCGTCAACGTGCTGGCCGGAGGCGACGCCAGGGCGGCTGCGGAAAAATGGGTCGGCTCGTTGCCGAACGTCACGCTGTACGATATCGCCACGAACGACGCCTGGGCGCGCGATCATGGTCCGACCTTTCTCAGCGGACCAGGCGAACCGGCCCTGGTCGACTGGCAGTACAACGCCTGGGGAGGCAAGTACCCGCCGTTTGATCGCGATAACCAGGTCCCGGCGGCCATTGCCCAGGCGACGGGTCGTCAGTCGTTTGTCAGCGACCTGGTCATGGAAGGCGGTTCCATCGAAGGGAATGGCCAGGGCGTACTGCTCACCACTACGACCTGCCTGCTCAATCCGAACCGGAACCCGGGGCGAACCCAGGCGGCGATCGAACAGACGCTGCGAGAGTATCTGGCGGTGGATCATTTCTGCTGGCTCTCTGGGGGGGAAATTGAGGGGGACGATACCGACGGCCATATCGACCAGCTGGCCCGATTTGTCAGTCCCGATACCCTGGTCGCCGCCCGGGAAGAGAACGAGCGCGACGTTAACTTTATGCCGCTGCAGGAAAATTATCGCCAACTGAACGACCTGCGCGACGCCCAGGGCCGGCCCTTTAACGTGGTCCCTTTGCCGATGCCGGCCCCCAAATATTTCTCGGGGCAGCGGATGCCTGCCTGCTACGCGAACTTTTATATCGTCAACGGCGGAGTGATTGTGCCACAGTTTGATGACCCGGCCGATCATCGCGCGCTGGCCGTGCTGCGCGAGGTGTTGCCGGGCCGCGATGTCGTGGGATTGAGCGCGATCGATATGATCTGGGGACTGGGGGCCTGGCACTGCTTGACCCAGCAGGAGCCCCGTTAG
- a CDS encoding carbon-nitrogen hydrolase, with product MSSSPASELLTLGLIQMSCVDDKTANVEKALERIAEAAARGAQVICLQELFHNHYPCQTEDHARFAEAEPIPGPITEALSQAAAKHGVVVIGSLFEKRAAGLYHNTAVVFDADGSLLGMYRKMHIPDDPLFYEKFYFTPGDLGFRAFQTRFGKVAVCVCWDQWFPEAARLTAMQGAQVIFYPTAIGWLSEEKETFGTDQHSAWQTMMRSHAIANGVYIAAPNRVGSEGALEFWGGSFVADPYGVVAAQASHDEEEILLFECDLAKIDVARTHWPFLRDRRIDAYQGITRRWLEE from the coding sequence ATGAGCTCATCTCCTGCTTCCGAGTTGCTGACCCTTGGCCTGATCCAAATGTCGTGTGTCGACGACAAAACCGCAAACGTGGAAAAGGCCCTGGAGCGTATCGCTGAGGCCGCCGCCCGCGGAGCGCAGGTCATTTGTCTGCAGGAATTGTTCCATAACCATTACCCCTGCCAGACCGAAGACCATGCCCGCTTTGCCGAGGCGGAACCGATCCCCGGTCCCATCACCGAAGCCTTGTCGCAGGCAGCGGCAAAGCACGGCGTGGTGGTCATCGGATCGCTGTTTGAAAAGCGCGCGGCCGGGTTGTACCACAACACGGCCGTGGTGTTCGACGCCGATGGCAGCTTGCTGGGGATGTATCGGAAAATGCATATCCCCGACGATCCGTTGTTCTATGAGAAGTTCTACTTTACCCCCGGCGACCTGGGCTTCCGCGCGTTCCAGACCCGTTTTGGCAAAGTCGCGGTCTGCGTCTGCTGGGATCAGTGGTTCCCCGAAGCGGCCCGGCTGACCGCGATGCAGGGCGCCCAGGTGATCTTCTACCCCACGGCGATCGGCTGGCTGTCGGAAGAGAAAGAGACCTTTGGAACCGACCAGCACTCGGCGTGGCAAACCATGATGCGCAGCCACGCCATCGCCAACGGCGTTTACATCGCGGCGCCGAACCGCGTTGGCTCCGAAGGGGCGCTGGAATTCTGGGGCGGATCGTTTGTCGCCGATCCTTACGGCGTGGTCGCGGCCCAGGCCTCCCATGACGAGGAAGAGATCCTGCTGTTCGAATGCGACCTGGCCAAGATCGATGTCGCCCGGACCCACTGGCCGTTCCTGCGCGATCGCCGGATCGACGCCTATCAGGGGATCACGCGCCGCTGGCTCGAAGAGTAA
- a CDS encoding uracil-DNA glycosylase, producing the protein MQIPPGWRDVLAAETELPRFQQLQEFLAAERAEHEIYPPAEDVLNALAYTPYNDVQVVLLGQDPYHGPGQAHGLCFSVKRGVAAPPSLRNMLKELAADQGCSIPTHGELTAWARQGVLLLNTVLTVRRGEANSHKNQGWEEFTDAIIRRLNDRPRPVVFALWGGFAQKKAKLIDASRHPILTTAHPSPLSAKKFHGSRPFSAINHALTEQGQPAIDWQIPEIAD; encoded by the coding sequence ATGCAAATCCCCCCAGGCTGGCGTGACGTGCTGGCGGCCGAAACCGAGCTCCCCCGTTTCCAACAGCTGCAGGAGTTTTTGGCGGCGGAAAGGGCCGAGCATGAGATCTACCCGCCCGCCGAGGACGTCCTGAACGCGCTGGCGTACACCCCTTATAACGACGTGCAGGTCGTCTTGCTGGGGCAAGACCCGTACCATGGTCCCGGCCAGGCCCATGGCCTCTGCTTCTCGGTCAAGCGAGGCGTCGCCGCGCCGCCTTCCTTGCGGAACATGTTGAAAGAACTGGCCGCAGACCAGGGCTGTTCGATTCCCACCCACGGCGAACTGACGGCCTGGGCCCGGCAGGGAGTGCTGCTGCTGAATACGGTTCTTACGGTGCGCCGGGGCGAGGCTAACTCGCACAAGAACCAGGGCTGGGAAGAATTCACCGATGCGATCATTCGCCGACTGAACGATCGGCCCCGCCCTGTGGTGTTCGCGCTGTGGGGCGGCTTTGCCCAGAAAAAGGCGAAACTGATCGACGCCTCGCGGCATCCGATTTTGACCACGGCCCATCCTTCGCCGCTGTCGGCCAAAAAATTCCACGGCAGCCGCCCGTTCTCGGCGATCAACCACGCGCTGACGGAACAGGGACAACCGGCCATCGATTGGCAGATCCCCGAAATTGCCGACTGA
- a CDS encoding glycerate kinase type-2 family protein, with protein MQPRSLQQLRDDAWAIWSAGLEAVRSDRLVREAVQVLEGDLYIGDACLPLAEIDRILVVGAGKAGAGMAAGLEEALGPQLLKEKQVAGWINVPDDCVRPLTQLHLHGARPAGQNEPTAAGVAGTRRILELVQSAGPRDLCLCLISGGGSALLPAPVPGVSIEDKQSVTRFLSGAGANIEELNTVRKQLSLVKGGGLLRACQAGRLITLLISDVIGDPLDVIASGPTVENTTTAADALGVLEKFQARQHGLPASLFQALEQAAASAPPAVRTQSATLVIGNNAAAVDAAGVEAERRGYSHAMTAATQLEGAAEEIGVRLAQLAVSMRTQNGPDCLITGGEPIVHLVPAAERGRGGRNQQLVLAALAEMQTTANGLEGIVLLSGGTDGEDGPTDAAGAVVDARIAARAQQLQLSPDDYLRRNDAWRFFAPIDGLLKTGPTDTNVCDIRVVVVDRRQERT; from the coding sequence ATGCAGCCTCGTTCGCTCCAGCAACTGCGCGACGACGCCTGGGCCATCTGGTCGGCAGGACTCGAAGCGGTCCGTAGCGATCGCCTGGTGCGCGAAGCCGTGCAGGTCCTCGAAGGCGATCTTTATATTGGCGACGCCTGCCTGCCGCTGGCGGAGATCGACCGCATCCTGGTGGTCGGCGCCGGCAAAGCCGGAGCCGGTATGGCAGCCGGGCTGGAAGAGGCCCTCGGCCCGCAGCTGCTCAAAGAGAAACAGGTCGCAGGCTGGATCAATGTGCCCGACGACTGCGTGCGTCCGCTGACACAATTGCACCTGCACGGAGCACGTCCCGCCGGCCAGAACGAACCGACCGCCGCAGGCGTCGCCGGCACGCGCCGAATCCTGGAACTCGTCCAGTCGGCCGGACCGCGGGATCTGTGCCTGTGCCTGATCTCGGGCGGCGGCTCGGCCTTGCTGCCGGCTCCCGTCCCAGGCGTTTCGATCGAAGACAAACAGAGCGTCACCCGCTTTCTCAGCGGCGCCGGCGCCAATATCGAAGAACTGAACACGGTCCGCAAACAGCTGAGCCTGGTCAAAGGCGGCGGACTACTGCGAGCCTGCCAGGCCGGTCGCCTGATCACGCTGCTGATCTCTGACGTAATCGGCGATCCGCTCGATGTGATTGCTTCCGGACCGACTGTCGAAAACACGACTACCGCCGCCGACGCCCTGGGGGTGCTGGAAAAATTCCAGGCCCGCCAGCACGGTCTGCCGGCCAGCCTGTTCCAGGCGCTGGAACAGGCCGCCGCCTCGGCGCCGCCTGCCGTCCGTACGCAGTCCGCCACGCTGGTGATTGGCAACAACGCCGCCGCCGTCGATGCTGCCGGTGTCGAAGCTGAACGCCGGGGCTACTCGCACGCCATGACGGCCGCCACCCAGCTGGAAGGCGCCGCTGAAGAGATCGGTGTAAGACTCGCGCAGCTGGCCGTCTCCATGCGCACCCAGAACGGCCCCGACTGCCTGATCACCGGCGGCGAACCGATCGTCCATCTGGTCCCCGCCGCCGAACGCGGCCGGGGAGGACGCAATCAGCAGCTGGTTCTGGCCGCACTCGCCGAAATGCAAACCACGGCCAACGGCCTGGAAGGAATCGTCCTGCTGTCCGGCGGCACCGACGGCGAAGATGGCCCCACCGACGCCGCTGGCGCCGTGGTCGACGCCCGGATCGCCGCGCGGGCTCAGCAGCTGCAGCTCTCGCCGGACGACTATCTCCGCCGGAACGACGCCTGGCGCTTCTTCGCCCCCATCGACGGCCTGCTGAAAACAGGGCCGACCGACACCAACGTCTGCGATATCCGCGTCGTCGTCGTCGACCGCCGCCAGGAACGAACCTGA
- a CDS encoding transglutaminase TgpA family protein, with product MASERLLRISMGALAALGSIMLGFGDEGSLFPLLALAAAVVSVIVTDLLGLFRLPRLIANLIALMAALAVLADFMSHRGLGQLQSISKLLILLQIVLLFQEKTARIYWQLIVLSALQVVVASALSVGFEFGLLLVAYLLVAIAALTLFFIHRETQSTAASAGSASGAPASEVFVPAAAAPATKRSVSLRAPILAVGEGIAEEHANQLTTWQLFRQLCAFGAASLVIAVLMFYVTPRSSSSPWSARNVMARTVGFNDSVSLDEMGRILQSDELVMRVGFYEPGTKEPYVLTNEPYLRGAVLTLYQHDPKRNAHVWRAQQAFEWRQGQNGTHSDDHPLPLLEPETPYVDQFITLEPSRTLSDQHSDRQVLFSTDPVYALPDQDQEVAINYRYQQIFRRPNDMEMRKQFRYHLGAVNFKNGRQGVMVPNHREDATKNLCKVLEMGLFWQLKLLSDRILQEHGVEHGTTTQKADALLQYLRDEGRFTYTLDFTDLKRDPELDPIVDFVLNHRRGHCEYFASALTTMLRSQEIPARMVIGYWPSEYNTSFGYYSVRQYDAHAWVEVYLPPEEIDYRTTVLPPDKFTHGGWMRYDPTPSASRDELLKKKDGMLAAMDQVLDYLQFLWEDYVEGFSQEKQQTSVYEAFLGDYPPDQNGSWLDFFSRLLESIGFDVWNWKDRNWFSWPGFLTTVATCFLAAGGYRLAGLLRPWLQAWRRQRVEKNERMRLSIEFYRRLQTLLANWGFRRRTSQTPLEFAQSVVRNWPSPGHREAARQQLDILIKLFYRVRFGEAALDSTETQAIENALAALQQAWPQDPPSTKGSSAGPARGAR from the coding sequence TTGGCATCCGAGCGTTTACTTCGTATCAGCATGGGGGCCCTGGCGGCCCTGGGATCGATCATGCTGGGCTTCGGCGACGAAGGCTCGCTGTTCCCGCTGCTGGCGCTGGCGGCGGCGGTAGTGTCTGTCATTGTCACTGACCTGCTGGGGCTGTTCCGGCTGCCGCGGCTGATCGCCAATCTGATTGCCCTGATGGCGGCCTTGGCGGTGCTGGCGGACTTTATGTCGCATCGCGGATTAGGCCAGCTGCAATCGATTTCCAAGCTGCTGATCCTGTTGCAGATTGTGCTGCTGTTTCAGGAAAAGACCGCGAGGATTTACTGGCAGCTGATTGTACTGAGCGCGCTGCAGGTGGTGGTTGCGTCGGCCCTGAGCGTCGGCTTTGAGTTCGGCCTGTTGCTGGTCGCTTACCTGCTGGTCGCCATTGCCGCGCTGACGCTGTTCTTCATTCATCGGGAAACCCAGTCGACGGCGGCCTCTGCCGGGTCAGCTTCGGGAGCACCCGCTTCAGAAGTTTTCGTTCCTGCCGCAGCCGCTCCCGCGACGAAGAGAAGCGTATCCCTGCGCGCCCCCATCCTGGCCGTGGGCGAGGGGATCGCCGAAGAGCACGCCAACCAGCTGACGACCTGGCAACTGTTTCGGCAATTGTGCGCCTTTGGTGCGGCCTCCCTGGTCATTGCCGTGCTGATGTTCTACGTCACGCCCCGTTCCTCTTCGTCCCCGTGGAGCGCGCGGAATGTCATGGCCCGCACCGTCGGATTCAACGACTCCGTTTCCCTGGATGAAATGGGCCGCATTCTGCAGAGCGATGAACTGGTGATGCGGGTCGGCTTTTATGAACCGGGCACCAAAGAACCGTATGTGCTGACCAACGAGCCCTATCTCCGCGGCGCCGTGCTGACGCTCTACCAGCACGACCCCAAACGGAACGCCCATGTGTGGCGAGCACAGCAGGCCTTCGAATGGCGCCAAGGTCAGAATGGAACCCACAGCGACGACCACCCTTTGCCGCTGCTCGAACCAGAAACGCCGTATGTCGACCAGTTCATCACTCTGGAGCCTAGCCGCACGCTGTCCGACCAGCACTCCGATCGACAGGTGCTGTTCTCGACCGACCCGGTTTACGCTCTGCCGGATCAGGACCAGGAAGTTGCCATCAACTACCGCTATCAGCAGATTTTCCGTCGCCCCAACGATATGGAAATGCGGAAACAGTTCCGCTACCACCTGGGCGCCGTTAACTTCAAAAACGGCCGGCAAGGGGTGATGGTTCCGAACCATCGCGAAGACGCCACCAAAAATTTGTGCAAAGTGCTGGAGATGGGCCTGTTCTGGCAGCTCAAGCTGCTCTCGGATCGCATCCTGCAGGAGCATGGCGTCGAACACGGCACCACCACCCAGAAGGCCGACGCCCTGCTGCAGTACCTGCGCGATGAGGGCCGCTTCACCTACACTCTGGATTTTACCGACCTGAAACGCGACCCTGAACTGGACCCGATCGTTGACTTTGTTCTGAACCATCGCCGCGGGCATTGTGAGTACTTCGCCAGCGCGCTGACCACCATGCTGCGTTCGCAAGAGATCCCCGCGCGGATGGTGATTGGTTACTGGCCCAGCGAATACAACACTTCCTTCGGGTACTACTCTGTCCGACAATACGACGCCCACGCCTGGGTCGAAGTGTACCTGCCGCCGGAAGAAATCGATTACCGCACAACCGTGTTGCCGCCCGACAAGTTTACCCACGGCGGCTGGATGCGGTACGACCCCACGCCCTCCGCTTCGCGCGATGAACTGCTGAAAAAGAAAGACGGCATGCTGGCCGCCATGGACCAGGTGCTCGACTATCTGCAGTTTCTCTGGGAAGACTACGTGGAAGGCTTCTCCCAGGAAAAACAGCAGACCTCCGTCTATGAAGCGTTCCTGGGCGATTACCCGCCCGACCAGAACGGCAGCTGGCTGGATTTTTTCTCTCGCCTGCTGGAGTCGATTGGCTTCGACGTATGGAACTGGAAAGACCGTAACTGGTTCAGCTGGCCCGGCTTTCTGACCACGGTGGCGACCTGTTTCCTCGCGGCGGGCGGATACCGCCTGGCCGGACTGTTGCGGCCCTGGCTGCAGGCATGGCGTCGCCAGCGCGTCGAGAAAAACGAGCGGATGCGGCTTTCGATCGAGTTCTATCGCCGCCTGCAGACGCTGCTCGCCAACTGGGGATTCCGCCGTCGAACCAGCCAGACGCCGCTGGAATTCGCCCAGTCAGTGGTGCGGAACTGGCCGTCGCCTGGCCACAGAGAGGCGGCCCGGCAACAGCTCGACATTCTGATAAAACTGTTCTATCGAGTGCGTTTTGGCGAAGCCGCCCTGGACAGCACCGAAACCCAGGCGATAGAAAATGCGTTAGCCGCGCTACAGCAGGCCTGGCCGCAAGATCCCCCGTCGACCAAAGGCTCGTCGGCCGGGCCAGCTCGCGGGGCCCGCTGA